The following is a genomic window from Sedimenticola thiotaurini.
CATCTGCTTCTGCCGGCGGTCAAACAGCTGTTTGCCGAACTGGATCTCCAGCCGCTTGATCTGCTGGCTGACCGCGCCCTGGGTGAGGTTGAGGGTCTGGGCGGCCCGGGTCATGCCGCCACTCTCCGCCACCGCCAGGAAAGTACGGATCAGACCGATATCGATATCACGCTGCACGGGTTACCTTTCATTACGGTTGCTAATTACTTCCATTATGATAATTGGCTTTAATAATACATGCCGGGCGCGTATAAGATAGTTTTTTGTACCACCCATGGAATTTCCCCTACCCATGTTAACCCACTCTGTCAGTCTCTACTTTGCGGCGGTATTTATCTGGGGCTCCACCTGGTACGCCATCAAGTTCCAGTTGGGAGCGGTGCCGCCCGAGCTGTCGGTTGCCTACCGTTTTACACTGGCGGCACTGATCCTGTTCGCCTGGTGTCTGCTGCGGGGTCTGCCGTTGCGCTTCGGGCGCCGGGAACACCTCTGGATGGCACTGCAGGGCCTGATGCTGTTCTGCCTTAACTACCTGATCTTCTACTGGGCCACGGCGGAGCTGACCAGTGGCCTGATTGCGGTGATCTTCTCCACCATCGTGCTGATGAACATTGTCAACAGCGCACTGTTTTTCCGTAAACCGGTGAATGCCACCATGGTGGTTGGTGCATGCATCGGCCTGCTGGGCATTACCCTGGTATTCTGGCCTGAAGTGGCTAACCTGCAGCATAACGGTGGTGCCCTGAAGGGGCTGGTGCTGAGTCTGCTGGGTACCTTCATCGCCTCCCTGGGTAACATTATCTCTGCCCGGAATCAGCGCCAGCGACTGCCGGTGATCCAGAGCAATGCCTTCGGCATGGCCTATGGTGCCCTGATCCTGTTTCTGTACGCCCTGTTCCAGGGTGTGGCGTTTGTCTACGACCCCTCCATGGCCTATAACCTGTCCCTGCTCTATCTGGCCCTGTTCGGTTCGGTGCTTGCGTTCGGCAGCTATCTCACTCTGCTGGGCCGTATCGGGCCGGAGAAGGCGGCCTATGCCACGGTGCTGTTCCCGCTCGTGGCGCTGGGTATCTCGACCCTGTTTGAAAATTATCACTGGAGCCTGATGGCGGCCGCCGGCGTGGTGTTGGTGGTGGCGGGAAATGTGCTGATCATCATGCCCCGGCGACTGTTGTTGCGCCTGGTTGGACGTCGGGAACAGGTGGGTGAAGCCCCTCTGTAACGGGG
Proteins encoded in this region:
- a CDS encoding DMT family transporter, which codes for MLTHSVSLYFAAVFIWGSTWYAIKFQLGAVPPELSVAYRFTLAALILFAWCLLRGLPLRFGRREHLWMALQGLMLFCLNYLIFYWATAELTSGLIAVIFSTIVLMNIVNSALFFRKPVNATMVVGACIGLLGITLVFWPEVANLQHNGGALKGLVLSLLGTFIASLGNIISARNQRQRLPVIQSNAFGMAYGALILFLYALFQGVAFVYDPSMAYNLSLLYLALFGSVLAFGSYLTLLGRIGPEKAAYATVLFPLVALGISTLFENYHWSLMAAAGVVLVVAGNVLIIMPRRLLLRLVGRREQVGEAPL